The nucleotide sequence TGAAGAGCGATGTCCCGGTCGAGGACGAAGGCGACGGTGACATGGACAGAGAGAGCGGGGATCGTTCGTGAAGCGTGCGCTTCTTGCTCTCTGTACCGTCGCACTTTCTGCGACACCTGTATCGGTCCGCGCCCAATCGCAACCGGTGATCATTCGTGGCGGGTGGATTTTCACCGCCACGAGTGACACGGTGGAGCATAATCGCGGCATCTTCATTCGTGCGGGAAAGATTCTCGTCGCCGATGGGAACATGGCGGAGGAGGATACCACCGGTGCGCGTGTGATCACGTTGTCGAATGACGAATATGTGCTTCCCGGCATCTTCGACATGCACGCGCACTACAACATGACTCTGGGCGAGGGAGGAATCCGGCAGGACGAATACAAGTACAACCCGCTCATCTTCCTCGCGAACGGGGTCACGTCGACGTTTCCGGCGGGCGAATACGACCCGGAGGGAATGATGGAGACGCGGAAGCGGATCGACAGCAACCAGCAGATCGGGCCCCGGATATACAACTCCGGGCCGTACTTCGGCACTGCACGACGTGGATGGACCGAGGGGATCACACCCGACTCCATCTACAAGGAAGTCGATTATTGGGCTGCGAATGGAGTCCGGAGTTTCAAGGCGAAGGGAATCTCGCCGCAGGATCTCAGGCCACTCATCGAGCGGGCGCATCTGCACGGGATTACCGTGACCGCGCACCTGGAATCCGGGTTCAGAAACAGCACCAACGCGAAAGATGCGGTGCTGATGGGTATCGACCGCGTCGAGCACATCCTTGGTGGAGATGAACTGTCACGCGACAAATCGGCGTATCCATCGTGGATCCACGTCGACACGGCCTCGCGCGAATTCAAGGACATCGTGCAGCTGTTCCTGCGGCACCATGTCGTGTTCGATCCCACGATCACGGCACCGGTGTACTTCACGACCGTCGCCGACAAGCCTGGATTCGACTACTGGGTGGATGAGCGCAAGTTCTTCACTCCATACGTACAACAGTGGGTCAAACAGCAGCCGCCGAGGAAGGCGTTTCCGTTGTTCGATTCGCTGTACTATGCGATGCGACGTACCACCAAGGCATTCTACGACGCGGGCGGCACGCTCACGCTCGGCACCGACAATCCGAGCCGCGGCGAGTATCTCGCGGGGTTCTCCGCGCACCGCGAGCTGCAGACTCTGGTCGTCTCGGGTATTCCGGCTGCTGCGGCTCTACGGATCGCAACGATCAATGGTGCCAGGGCGTTGAACGTCGGTTCCACGCTCGGTTCCATCGAGCCCGGCAAGCTTGCGGATCTGTTCGTGATTCGGGGAAACCCGCTCAGCGACATCACGAACACCCGGCACGTTCAGATGGTTATGAAAGCTGGCACCGTGTACGACCCTGCCGTGCTGTTGAAGATGGCGGAAGGGAAGATCGGCCCTTCGGGACCGCAGGCGCGGCCAGCGCAGGGATCCAGTCCGCAGCACTGATGCGGACACCCTGACCGGACTGACCGGACTGACCGGACTGGCAGGACAGCGTCGGGAGGGGACCAATGTTTCACGGTCCGCTCCCGACGTATTTTCACCTCTGTGGCGCCCAGTTGTGGGACCCGGTTAGTTTACAGGAGTACAAAAAGTCGCGCGCGTAGCTCAGCTGGATAGAGCGTCGGCCTCCGGAGCCGAAGGTCGTGGGTTCGAATCCCGCCGCGCGCACTGCACCCCCCCTTCCACTCGCAGGCTCTAATCCGGCACCCCTCCCCGCCGCATGCCACGCGTTGAACACTGGTCCCAGCTCAGAATCGGTCTGATCGTCCTCGTCGCCATCATCGCTGCGGTCGCGGCCGTTCTGTCGTTCGCACGCGTCGGAGCGCTTCACGGCAAGACGACGCGTCTGTATCTGGTAACCGACATGGCATCCGGCGTTCTGAACGGAACCGAGGTCTGGCTCGCCGGCAAGAAGGTCGGGCTGGTTCGCTCAGTGGAATTGAGGCCGCCGGCTAGCGATACGGCAGAGCGGATCGCGATCGCGATGGACGTGCTCGATCCATACGTCCGATACATTCGCCGCAACTCGGACGTACGGATTCAACCGGGCGGCAGATTGATCGGAAGTCCTGTCATCTATATCGAGGTCGGAACCGCGGCTGCGCCCGGAGTCGGCGCCGGCGACACGCTGCGCGCCGGCGCGCAGGTTCAGGCGCGGTCGGGATTGGCGGATGCGTCGTCGCTCGGCGACAGTCTGACCGAAATCGCAGCGACTGCATCCACGATCAAGAGGGAATTCGACTCGACCGCGAACGATCTGTCCGGATTGGCCAGTATCTCCTCGCGTCAGGCGAACGCAGTGCATGTCGCGCTGGACAATTTCTCGGATCGCGCGCTCGCATCGCGTGGCACGCTCGCCGGTTTCGTGCGGGACAGCGCACGGCTGCGCGCGGAAGCATCACGCGTGAGCGCGCTGGCGGATTCAATTGGCATGGCCGCGAACAACGGTAGTGGCGAGATCGGCCGATTCCGGCGCGACTCGACGCTCGTCCTGCAGGCTCGGCAAACGCTCGTATCCGTTGCCGATCTGCGTCGCAGAGTCGCCCGCTATGCGGGCCGGTCGGATGAGGGGACTGCGCTCGCCGCGCAACTGGATCGCGCACACGCGCAGCTGGATTCCATAGTGCAGGACGCCAAGAGCCATCCACTTCGATACATCACGTTTTAGACGCGCGCTGCGTAACTCATCAGCGCTATCCAACACACGCACACAACACGTAAAGCAACTTTTGTGGAAATAGCAGAACTCAAGCGGCAGACAGTCGCCGAGCTGCACGGCATGGCCGACGGCCTGCAGGTGGAGCACTCCGAAGGGCTTACGAAGCCTGAGCTGATCCTGAAGATCGGCCAGAGCCTGCTCGATGCCGGCGTATCGCTGCATGCCGAAGGCGTGCTGGAGATCCTGCCCGAGGGTTACGGATTTCTCCGCAGCCAGGACTGGAGCTATCTGGCCGGCCCGGATGACGTGTACGTATCACCATCTCAGATCAAACGCTTCGATCTGCGCACCGGTGACGAGGTGTTCGGCGAAGTACGGCCGCCGAAGCCGTGGGAGAAGTATCTCGCGCTGCTCCGCGTGGAGAAGGTCAACGGACTCGAGCCGGATACTACCAAGACTCGCACGCCATTCGACTCGCTGCGGCCACAATATCCCGACACACGCCTGCGGCTGGAAACGGAGGACGGAGACCTCAGCATGCGCGTCGTGGACATCATGGCGCCGATCGGAAAGGGCCAGCGTGGATTGATCGTTGCGCCGCCTCGTGCGGGCAAGACGATCCTGCTCACCAAGATGGCGAACGCGATCTCGGAGAATCATCCGGAGGTTCGGATCATCATGCTGCTGATCGACGAACGCCCCGAAGAGGTGACCGAGATCAAGGCAACTGTTCCGCGCGCCGAGGTAATCAGCTCGACCTTTGACGAGGGCGCCGCGCGGCACGTGCAGGTTTCCGACATGGTGCTCCAAAAGGCGCGCAGACTGGTAGAGGCGGGTCATGACGTCGTCATACTACTCGATTCGATAACGCGCTTTGCGCGCGCTCACAACACGGTCGCGCCGACTACGGGCAAGATTCTCTCTGGCGGCGTCGAGGCGACCGCGTTGCAGAAGCCCAAGGCGTTCTTCGGAACCGCACGCAACATCGACGGCGGTGGATCGTTGACCATCATCGCCACCGCGCTCATCGAGACCGGCTCGCGGATGGACGACGTGATCTTCGAGGAGTTCAAGGGAACGGGCAACATGGAGCTGGTGCTCGACCGACGCATCGCGGACCGTCGCATCTATCCAGCGATCGACATCTTCAAATCCGGGACACGGAAGGAAGAGCTGCTGCTGGATCAGAGCGAGATCAACCGTACGACCCTGTTGCGCCAGTTTCTGTCGGACATGCCCGAGACCGACGCGATCGACTTTCTGCTTAAGCAGATGGCGCGGACGAAGAACAACGCGGAATTCTTCCGCAAGATGGCTGAAGGTTGACCGATTCAGCGCATCCTACATCACGCGGCCGATTGATGGCGGTCGACTATGGCGACAGACGCGTCGGACTGGCGATCAGCGATCCGACCGGCACTATCGCATCGCCAGCTGGTTTCATCGAGCGTCGTGCGGGAAAGCGACCGCCGGTTGCGGAACTTGTACGTCGCGCCGAGGCGCTCGAGGCGAGTGGGTTCGTATTGGGACTTCCGCTTGACGGCGCAGGCGAGGAGACGGCGCGCTGTGCGGAAGTGCGTGTGGTAGGCGCGGCGCTCCAGGAACGCACCGGACTTCCAGTGCGATACGTGGATGAGCGCTACACCACCGCCGCCGCGCTCCGCAGCGTGCGCGACATGGGCGGGTCTGTGAAAGGTCGCAAGGGCGACGTGGACGCAATGGCTGCCGCGTTGCTGCTGCAGCACGCGCTCAACCTCCCCGAATAACCGATGCAAGCCATCAGGCTCGGACAGTTTGCAAGATCGGCAGCCGTTGTGACCGCGCTCCTGTTGGGAGCGTGCGAAGGTCCCCACGGCAACGCTGTGCGCGTCATAATCCCTCGTGGTGCGTCGTTCCGCACGGCGGCTGATTCGATGGCGGCGGCTGGAGTCATAACGTCGCCGCTGGCGTTCCGCGTATATGCGCGGCTGAAAGGACGGGATCGCCAGATTCAGGCCGGCACCTACCTGCTTCGCCGCGGCACACGCTGGAGCGATCTGGTCGGCGAGATGAACGGCGGAGTGGGCATCCTCAACCGCGTGACGATACCCGAAGGCTTCACGATCACACAGATCACTCCGGTACTCGTTCGCGCACTGAACACGACCAGCGATTCGGTCGAGGCAGCGGTTCGCGACTCGGCGCTGCGGGCGCGGCTCGCCGACCCGGCGGAAACGCTGGAAGGCTATCTGTTCCCCGATACTTACGTCTTCGCACCGGGCACTACCGCACGCGAGGCCGTCACCGAAATGGTGCGGCGCTTCGAGCGGGAGTGGAAGCCCGAGTACGACGCTCAGGCCGCTGCACTGGGTCGCAGCCGGCACGAGATAGTGACCATGGCATCGATAGTCGAGAAGGAGGCGCGCCTTCCGGAGGAGCGTCCGGTGATCGCAGCAGTTTATTACAATCGCCTCAAGTTCAACATGCCGCTGCAGGCCGATCCGACGGTACAGTACGCACTGGGCCGGCACACGGAGCGGGTTCTGTATCGGGATCTGACCATCGACTCACCGTACAACACGTATCTGCATCCCGGGTTGCCACCCGGACCCATCGCATCACCGGGCGGTGCCAGCCTGCGCGCGGCGCTGGCTCCGGCAAAGGTGCCATTTCTCTATTTCGTCGCTGCGCCGGACGGACATCATGAATTTCGCGAAACGATGGCCGGTCACGAGGAGGCGAAGCGTGCCGTGCGGGCGGAACGCAATGCGGACAGCGCGCCGAAGAACAAGCACAACGCACGTTAGCGATACGAACCCTGCAGCTGACAGATCGATCTCCTGCATTTTCAGGAGATTGATTGCTCCCGCAACGAGCCGGCGCGTTGTCCGATCGTTATCGGCGGGCCCCCGTCTTGCGCGCGGGTGAGCGTTTGGCTTCCACTGCAGCGGCGTGTTGCCACGGCGCAGTGTCTCGCCACCGAAAGCTGACGTCGGGTGCATCGACGCGCTCGCCACGCGGTGTGCGCCTGCGTCGCTCCGGGGTTCGCTCGACCGTAGATGCTGCGCGCATTTCAGCACGCACGTTCGCGATCACGGGCGGTGCGAGAAACAGATCGACCAGATCCGGATCGAATTGTGTCCCTCGCCCATCGCCAATCACTCCCATGGCGACGGTCACGCTCCTGCCGGCCCGGTAGCGTCGTGAGTGAGTGATCGCGTCGAACGTATCGGCGATCGCGACGATTCGTGATGACAGCGGAATCGCCTTCTTTCTGAGCCCGCGCGGATAGCCGGATCCGTCCCAGCGCTCGTGATGCGCCACGACGCCCTTGGGCAGATCGGCGTAGAATGCCGCGAGCGGCTCGAGGACCTTCGCACCGCGCTCGGGATGAGTGCGAATCTCTCTACGCTCATGCCGATCGAGCTTGCTGTGATCGTGAATCACGTCGAAGAGAGCTTCGTGAATCTTCCCGATGTCGTGGAACAGGGCCACGCGCTCGACGACGCTTGCATCGTGCTCATCACAGCCCATCGCATCCGCAAGAACGAGAGAATATCGCGCGACGCGGCGTACGTGCGCGCCGGTAATGGGGTCGTTTGCGTCGATTGCGTTCAGCAGCGTCTCGAGCGCTGCAGCACCGAGTCGCTCGAATTTCGCGGGCGTATGCTGCCGTTTGCGCAACGGCATGGCGGTGGCCGGGACGGCAGCAGCAAGTACTGCGGCAACATGGCGCGTGGTCTTTAGTGGTCGCTTCATCGATGCGGCTCCTAACGCAAGAATCATGTACTTTCCGGGATGCCGTCAACTCGACACCGCCCCGCAGCGACCGTTTCAGCACGTGGCGCTCGACGGTGGGACTCCGGTCACCCGTGGATTTTCAGGAGCGACGTCGTCTCGCCGCCAGATTCCAGCGCCGGAATCGTCGAAGTAGGGGACCAACGCGGCAAGCCACTGGGCCTGGCGCTGTGGAGCCCTCGCTCCGAAATATCGCTCAGACTGCTGGACCGGGACGCCAGCGCCACGATTGACAGGTCATGGTGGAAGGCCCGGATAGCAGCCGCGAATGCACGCCGCGCGATACTGGGAGGCCGCACAAATGCCTGGCGCGTCGTGTACGGCGAAGGCGACGGCCTGCCATCGCTCGTGGTCGACAGGTACGGCGAGCACATCGTGACGCAGCTGTCCAGCGCGGGCATCGAAGCGTGCAGGGCCGAGATTGTAGCCGCTCTGATCGATCTGTTCAAGCCGTCAGGCATTCTGGCACGAAACGACGCCGGCTCGCGGGAACGCGAGGGATTGCCGCGGGAAACAGTGCTGCTCCATGGCGACGTCCCGCAGGAAATCGAGATAGACGAGTACGGTGTGAGGTACCTTGCGGCGCCATGGATGGGACAGAAGACCGGGGCGTTTCTCGACCAGCGCGAGAACAGACATCTGATCGGCCAGCTTGCGCGAGGCAGCGCGCTCGACTGCTTCAGCTATCACGGCTCGTTCGCGCTGCACCTGGCGCGCAATGCCGACACCGTTACCGCGCTGGACGCATCCGCTCCTGCGCTGGAACGGGCCGCCGAGAATGCTCGGCGGAACGAGCTGACCAATGTCGATTTCGTCGTTGCGGACGCGTTCGAGTATCTGCGTGACAGGGAGCACGACGGAACGCACTATGACACGATCGTCCTCGATCCGCCTGCCTTCGCGAAGAACAAACCTTCGCTGCCTGGCGCGATTCGCGGTTACAAGGACATCAACATGAGAGCCATGCGACTGTTGAAGCCGGGCGGTCTGCTGTTCACCGCAAGCTGCAGCTTCCACCTCACCAAGCCGTTATTCCTCGACATGCTTCGCGCGGCGGCTGCCGACAGCGGCCGTCGCATGATCCTGCGAGAGTTCACCGGGCAGCCGATCGATCACCCGGAGCTCCTGACCGTTCCGGAAACCGGCTATCTGAAAGGTGCGCTGCTCGAAGCGGAAATTTGAAGTCGAGATGCGAAACCAGCAGTCGAAACACAACGGAGTGTCCAGCGCGTACAGAGCCGGCCTGCAAGCGGGTTTGGCATTCGTGCCGCGCCCCTTGCGCGCCGATCTCCCGACTCTAGCTTCAAGTGCGCATGTCCAATCGGCCGCAGAGATCGCTTCGCTATGAATACCAGCTCTACGTCGAGAATGAAATCGAGACGTACAAGGAGTCGCTGCCTCGTCGCGCACTCCTCAAACTCGGGGACGAAGCCGTGGGCGCGTTGCGTGACGAACAGCAGCTCGCGCTGACCGAGCTGGTCGTGTGGGAAGAGGTGGACCGGATCATCTCCAAGCGCCTGCGACTCGTCAGCTACGAGACATGGCGACGGAAGCGGCTCAAGGATCAGCGCGAGCGTCAGCGTCCGGAGCACTGGGGATTCGCTCCCGACTGCGCGCTCGCACGCGAAGTCCGTCCACCCGCGGATTCCAACGTGCTCGTGAGCGGCGATGACAACGAGCGAGTCGCCTGCTATCTGGCCGCGCACGGCTATGAAGTGTTCGCGGTCGGCAACGAGCGCGGCGCTGTTCAGCGCATAGTCAACGCCGCCGAGGAAGCCGGCCTCTTGGATCGCGTACACGGCTACATCGCCGACCTGCGAGAATGGTCGCGCGAAGTGGAGCTGAGCGCCGTGGTGTGCTCACAGAGCGCCTTCAGCGGACTGTCCAGCGAAGAGCGGCGCGAGGCGATCCGCCTGCTCCAGGAAGTAACGCGCGATGGCGGCGTGCATCTGGTCAGCGCGACGGATCACGATGAATCGACGATGCACGAACTCTCCGCACAGTATCGCGGCTGGCAGATATCGGTCGAGCTGCACGGAAGCGTTCCGGCAAGTTTCGTGGCCAGAAAGGGCGCCGCATAACCGCGTTGCATCATCTCATGCGATGGCAAAATGCCCGTGTCAAATTGACACGGGCATTTGCGTTTCTGTGTGTCCATTCGTATCGCCGCTGACGCTCACGATCGGGCGCGCACATTCCTGAATCGTTCGTAAATCGTTGCGCCAGTGGCACTTGCCGCGCTCGAAGAAAGCCAGATCAGCGTGGCCCCTGCCGTGCTTTATAGAGGCGCATGAAGGAGGTAACCAGCATGCCCAAGAACGTAGATACGAAGCGCTCGGACGAGCCGCTTGGCATCATCATATCGAGTGGCTCGCGTGAAGAGCCCACGCCAATCTTTTCAACCTACGTGTGGGGTCCAGCGCCGGATCCTGCAGACGGCGCGTCGAAAGCCGCCTAGACGGTTGGTGCACTGATTACAGGCAACAAAAAAGCCGGCTCATCGCCGGCCTTTTTGTTTGGTGCAACTGCTTACATCGTGACTGCTGCGCCCGCGGCGCCGGCACCACTGGCCTTGCGACGAGAGCTGGACTTACGGCGAGAGCTCTTGCGCGCGGTCTTCTTGCGCGCAGCGCCCTTACGGGCGGTCTTCTTACGGCCGGAGCTCTTCCGAGCCGCGCTCTTGCGGGTGGTCTTCTTACGAGTGCTCTTCTTGCGCGCGCCGCCCTTGCGGGTGGTCTTGCGTGCGCCGCCCTTGCGGGTGGTCTTCTTGCGTGCGCCGCCCTTGCGGGCTCCCTTGCGCGCGCCGCCCTTGCGAGCGGTTTTCTTGCGAGCACCTGCTTTCTTACGACCACCCTTCTTCGCTGCTGCCATGATTGCATCTCCTATCGGAGTTCACCTTCCCGGCGTTCCCCCGGTGGGCCGCCTGGGCACAGCACGCGGACTGATTCTGCTCGCCCGCGCCGTTACGAATTCAGCGCATTTCGCGCAATACGAATTCGTAACTACAAGAGAATATACGGATCGCGTATTTGCAAGGCAATACTTTAGTTACAGATTTCGTCGTCACCACCAAAGCACCACTCACCATGTTTCGGAGTTGAACGCGTGAAAGCGCTTGTCAAAGCTGTCGCAGGTCCGGGTTTCACCATGCGCGATGTCCCCATCCCGGAGATACGCGACGACGAAGTGCTGATCAAAGTTCGGCGTGCTGGCGTGTGCGGCACCGACGTGCATATCTACGATTGGGACGATTGGGCCAAGGGCCGTTGTCATCCGCCGTTCACCGTCGGACATGAATTTTCCGGCGACGTTGTTAGTGTCGGCAAGTTGGTCACAGACGTTCACGAGGGCGATCGGGTAACGGCCGAGGGACACATCGTCGACGGGCGCTGCCTGCTCTGCCGCACTGGTAATTCACACGTCTGTCCCTATACGAAGATCATCGGCGTCGACCGGGACGGGTGCTTCGCCGAGTACATCGCGATGCCTTCGACCAACGTCTGGCACCTGGACGATTCCACTCCGTATGAGATCGGCGGAATCATGGATCCCATGGGGAACGCGTTCCATACGGCGCTCACCGCAGACATTCCCGGCTCCGTCGTGTTCATCACCGGATGCGGGCCGATCGGCATCTTCGCCGTCGGCATATGCAAGGCGGCGGGCGCATCGCGGATCATCGCGTCGGACGTCAACGAGACGCGTCTGGCGCTCGCAAAACAGATGGGCGCGCACGACGTAGTTCATCCCGCCGAAGCCGAAGCGGCGGTCAAGGCTGCGACCGACGGACTCGGCGCCGACGTCGTGCTCGAGATGTCCGGCGTGCCCTCGGCGATCCATCAAGCCTTCGGACTCGTGCGCGTTGGCGGCAGGGTTCAGATGCTCGGCATCCCCTCCAAACCGATCGATGTGAACTTTGCGACCGAGGTGATCTTCAAGGGGATCACCATCTACGGAGTCGTGGGACGGAGGATGTACGACACCTGGATCCAGATGACGCGGTTCCTCCGCTCCGGCGAGTTCGATCCGACACCGGTCATCACGCACAGATTCCCGCTCGCCGATTTCGATGCGGCAATCGCCGCCATCAAATCCGGCCATGCCGGCAAGGTCGTTTTCGAGATTGCGGACTGACGCCCCGTGCATCGTGATCCCGCGAAAGCCATTACAGAGTCGTCGTACCCGCGAAAACGGGCACGACGACTCTGTTCGCTACCCACATCTGGTGATATAAAATGATCAACAAGAATTTCGTCTCCTCCCTCGAAGCGTCCATCCAGCAGCTCAAGGACGAGAAGGTCTACAAGCAGCTGAACTACCTGGAGTCTCCGCAGTCGGCACACGTGAAGATGGAAGGCCGCGGCGACGTCCTGATCCTCTCCTCCAACAACTACCTCGGCTTCTGTGACGAGCCCGATGTCGTCGACGCGGGGATAAGAGGACTTCAGAAATTCGGCGCGGGAACCGGCAGTGTCCGTTTCATCTGCGGCACATTCACCGTCCATCGCGAGCTCGAGAGCGCGCTCGCCAAACTGGTCGGAACCGAGGCGTCGCTCAGCTACGTCTCTGCATGGAATGCCAACGAGGGACTGACTGCGTCGATCGCGCAGGAAGGCGACTTCGTCATCTCGGACGCTCTCAACCACGCGTCGATCATCGACTCGATGCGACTCGCCAAGTCGATCACCAAGTGCACGACCGGCGTCTACGCCCACTCCGACATGGACGACCTGCGCACCAAGCTTCGTGGCGCGAAGTCCGCCCGCCGGCGCATCATCTGGACCGACGGAGTCTTCTCGATGGAAGGCAGCATCGCGAAGCTGCCCGAGATACTCGACATCGCGCGCGAGCACGATGCGATAGTGGTCATGGATGATTCGCACGCGACCGGCGTACTCGGCAAGACGGGACGCGGCACCGCCGAGCATTTCGGCGTGCTCGGCGAAGTGGACATCATCACCTCGACTCTCGGCAAGGCGTTGGGCGGCGCCGCCGGTGGCTTCGTGGCGGGCGCCACGGCACTGTGCGACACGTTGACCCAACGTTCGCGCCCACAGCTGTTCTCCAACGCGTTACCGCCCACAGTGGCCTCCAGCGCGCTCGCATCTGTGAACTTCCTTACCAGTCATCCTGACCGAGTGAAGCGGCTCCGGGATAACGCGAGCTACTTCCGCGGAGCGATCC is from Gemmatimonadota bacterium and encodes:
- the tdh gene encoding L-threonine 3-dehydrogenase — its product is MKALVKAVAGPGFTMRDVPIPEIRDDEVLIKVRRAGVCGTDVHIYDWDDWAKGRCHPPFTVGHEFSGDVVSVGKLVTDVHEGDRVTAEGHIVDGRCLLCRTGNSHVCPYTKIIGVDRDGCFAEYIAMPSTNVWHLDDSTPYEIGGIMDPMGNAFHTALTADIPGSVVFITGCGPIGIFAVGICKAAGASRIIASDVNETRLALAKQMGAHDVVHPAEAEAAVKAATDGLGADVVLEMSGVPSAIHQAFGLVRVGGRVQMLGIPSKPIDVNFATEVIFKGITIYGVVGRRMYDTWIQMTRFLRSGEFDPTPVITHRFPLADFDAAIAAIKSGHAGKVVFEIAD
- the ruvX gene encoding Holliday junction resolvase RuvX; the protein is MAVDYGDRRVGLAISDPTGTIASPAGFIERRAGKRPPVAELVRRAEALEASGFVLGLPLDGAGEETARCAEVRVVGAALQERTGLPVRYVDERYTTAAALRSVRDMGGSVKGRKGDVDAMAAALLLQHALNLPE
- a CDS encoding amidohydrolase family protein produces the protein MKRALLALCTVALSATPVSVRAQSQPVIIRGGWIFTATSDTVEHNRGIFIRAGKILVADGNMAEEDTTGARVITLSNDEYVLPGIFDMHAHYNMTLGEGGIRQDEYKYNPLIFLANGVTSTFPAGEYDPEGMMETRKRIDSNQQIGPRIYNSGPYFGTARRGWTEGITPDSIYKEVDYWAANGVRSFKAKGISPQDLRPLIERAHLHGITVTAHLESGFRNSTNAKDAVLMGIDRVEHILGGDELSRDKSAYPSWIHVDTASREFKDIVQLFLRHHVVFDPTITAPVYFTTVADKPGFDYWVDERKFFTPYVQQWVKQQPPRKAFPLFDSLYYAMRRTTKAFYDAGGTLTLGTDNPSRGEYLAGFSAHRELQTLVVSGIPAAAALRIATINGARALNVGSTLGSIEPGKLADLFVIRGNPLSDITNTRHVQMVMKAGTVYDPAVLLKMAEGKIGPSGPQARPAQGSSPQH
- the rho gene encoding transcription termination factor Rho, coding for MEIAELKRQTVAELHGMADGLQVEHSEGLTKPELILKIGQSLLDAGVSLHAEGVLEILPEGYGFLRSQDWSYLAGPDDVYVSPSQIKRFDLRTGDEVFGEVRPPKPWEKYLALLRVEKVNGLEPDTTKTRTPFDSLRPQYPDTRLRLETEDGDLSMRVVDIMAPIGKGQRGLIVAPPRAGKTILLTKMANAISENHPEVRIIMLLIDERPEEVTEIKATVPRAEVISSTFDEGAARHVQVSDMVLQKARRLVEAGHDVVILLDSITRFARAHNTVAPTTGKILSGGVEATALQKPKAFFGTARNIDGGGSLTIIATALIETGSRMDDVIFEEFKGTGNMELVLDRRIADRRIYPAIDIFKSGTRKEELLLDQSEINRTTLLRQFLSDMPETDAIDFLLKQMARTKNNAEFFRKMAEG
- a CDS encoding HD domain-containing phosphohydrolase, whose product is MKRPLKTTRHVAAVLAAAVPATAMPLRKRQHTPAKFERLGAAALETLLNAIDANDPITGAHVRRVARYSLVLADAMGCDEHDASVVERVALFHDIGKIHEALFDVIHDHSKLDRHERREIRTHPERGAKVLEPLAAFYADLPKGVVAHHERWDGSGYPRGLRKKAIPLSSRIVAIADTFDAITHSRRYRAGRSVTVAMGVIGDGRGTQFDPDLVDLFLAPPVIANVRAEMRAASTVERTPERRRRTPRGERVDAPDVSFRWRDTAPWQHAAAVEAKRSPARKTGARR
- a CDS encoding class I SAM-dependent rRNA methyltransferase, which gives rise to MPSTRHRPAATVSARGARRWDSGHPWIFRSDVVSPPDSSAGIVEVGDQRGKPLGLALWSPRSEISLRLLDRDASATIDRSWWKARIAAANARRAILGGRTNAWRVVYGEGDGLPSLVVDRYGEHIVTQLSSAGIEACRAEIVAALIDLFKPSGILARNDAGSREREGLPRETVLLHGDVPQEIEIDEYGVRYLAAPWMGQKTGAFLDQRENRHLIGQLARGSALDCFSYHGSFALHLARNADTVTALDASAPALERAAENARRNELTNVDFVVADAFEYLRDREHDGTHYDTIVLDPPAFAKNKPSLPGAIRGYKDINMRAMRLLKPGGLLFTASCSFHLTKPLFLDMLRAAAADSGRRMILREFTGQPIDHPELLTVPETGYLKGALLEAEI
- a CDS encoding MlaD family protein, which codes for MPRVEHWSQLRIGLIVLVAIIAAVAAVLSFARVGALHGKTTRLYLVTDMASGVLNGTEVWLAGKKVGLVRSVELRPPASDTAERIAIAMDVLDPYVRYIRRNSDVRIQPGGRLIGSPVIYIEVGTAAAPGVGAGDTLRAGAQVQARSGLADASSLGDSLTEIAATASTIKREFDSTANDLSGLASISSRQANAVHVALDNFSDRALASRGTLAGFVRDSARLRAEASRVSALADSIGMAANNGSGEIGRFRRDSTLVLQARQTLVSVADLRRRVARYAGRSDEGTALAAQLDRAHAQLDSIVQDAKSHPLRYITF
- the mltG gene encoding endolytic transglycosylase MltG; translation: MQAIRLGQFARSAAVVTALLLGACEGPHGNAVRVIIPRGASFRTAADSMAAAGVITSPLAFRVYARLKGRDRQIQAGTYLLRRGTRWSDLVGEMNGGVGILNRVTIPEGFTITQITPVLVRALNTTSDSVEAAVRDSALRARLADPAETLEGYLFPDTYVFAPGTTAREAVTEMVRRFEREWKPEYDAQAAALGRSRHEIVTMASIVEKEARLPEERPVIAAVYYNRLKFNMPLQADPTVQYALGRHTERVLYRDLTIDSPYNTYLHPGLPPGPIASPGGASLRAALAPAKVPFLYFVAAPDGHHEFRETMAGHEEAKRAVRAERNADSAPKNKHNAR
- a CDS encoding glycine C-acetyltransferase → MINKNFVSSLEASIQQLKDEKVYKQLNYLESPQSAHVKMEGRGDVLILSSNNYLGFCDEPDVVDAGIRGLQKFGAGTGSVRFICGTFTVHRELESALAKLVGTEASLSYVSAWNANEGLTASIAQEGDFVISDALNHASIIDSMRLAKSITKCTTGVYAHSDMDDLRTKLRGAKSARRRIIWTDGVFSMEGSIAKLPEILDIAREHDAIVVMDDSHATGVLGKTGRGTAEHFGVLGEVDIITSTLGKALGGAAGGFVAGATALCDTLTQRSRPQLFSNALPPTVASSALASVNFLTSHPDRVKRLRDNASYFRGAIQEAGFKPLAGETPIVPIIVGETSAAIRMSDMLLAQGVFVTGFGFPVVPQGEARVRCQISASHSRDDLDRAVAAITSVGRQLRIIS